One part of the Candidatus Krumholzibacteriia bacterium genome encodes these proteins:
- a CDS encoding M28 family peptidase: MPRVFVVALPAAGLVAAGLLAGGCAAKEVPAFSADSALVHVEHQVALGPRVPGSPARDAAARYLARTLERHGASVSLQAFEVDDPYRPGRLRLINIMGSFAPDRGRRLMLAAHYDSRPWADQEADSTLWTTPIPGAVDGAVSTGILLEVARVVGARLPADIGVDVVLFDGEDYGKEGDLQYYLLGSQGFVARAAGYRPVAAILLDMVGGRGTRVQQEGFSRQRAPALVDFVFGRAAALGLDYFEPVEGTPVYDDHVPLLQAGYPAIDLFGYGYGAWHTLGDDLDQVDAARVADVGTLLQSIIYDFSYPAR; the protein is encoded by the coding sequence ATGCCGCGTGTGTTTGTGGTTGCACTGCCGGCCGCCGGCCTGGTGGCCGCTGGCCTGCTGGCGGGTGGTTGCGCGGCGAAGGAGGTCCCCGCCTTCTCCGCCGACAGCGCGCTGGTGCACGTGGAGCACCAGGTGGCGCTGGGCCCGCGCGTGCCCGGCAGCCCGGCGCGCGATGCGGCCGCGCGCTACCTCGCGCGCACCCTGGAGCGCCACGGGGCCAGCGTGTCGTTGCAGGCCTTCGAGGTCGACGACCCCTACCGGCCCGGCCGCCTGCGGCTCATCAACATCATGGGCAGCTTCGCGCCCGACCGCGGACGCCGCCTCATGCTCGCCGCGCACTACGACTCGCGCCCCTGGGCCGACCAGGAAGCCGACTCCACCCTGTGGACCACGCCCATCCCCGGCGCGGTGGACGGTGCGGTGTCGACGGGCATCCTGCTGGAGGTGGCCCGTGTGGTGGGCGCACGGCTGCCCGCGGACATCGGGGTGGACGTGGTGCTCTTCGACGGGGAGGACTACGGCAAGGAGGGCGACCTGCAGTACTACCTGCTGGGCTCGCAGGGCTTCGTGGCGCGCGCCGCCGGGTACCGGCCGGTGGCGGCGATCCTGCTGGACATGGTGGGAGGCCGCGGCACGCGCGTGCAGCAGGAGGGCTTCTCGCGCCAGCGCGCGCCCGCCCTGGTGGATTTCGTGTTCGGGCGCGCGGCCGCGCTGGGCCTGGACTACTTCGAGCCGGTCGAGGGAACCCCCGTCTACGACGACCACGTGCCGCTGCTGCAGGCGGGCTATCCCGCCATCGACCTGTTCGGCTACGGCTACGGCGCCTGGCACACGCTGGGGGACGACCTCGACCAGGTGGACGCCGCCCGCGTGGCCGACGTCGGAACCCTGCTCCAGAGCATCATTTACGACTTCAGCTACCCCGCCCGCTGA
- a CDS encoding ribosome maturation factor RimP, with protein sequence MKEAELEKVIAPELELLGFECVKLEVVGGARSPILRIFIDKPGGVTVGECSFASRTIAMMLERDEPFPGRYLLEVSSPGSNRPLVREEHYQRFAGQEAKVVVERPGEGRITYTGTIRSCINGVLTLDIDGGEISLALHEVARANLVNQEYKIDKKREKDRRPSRAAWRRGEE encoded by the coding sequence ATGAAAGAAGCGGAACTGGAAAAGGTGATCGCGCCGGAGCTCGAACTGCTCGGTTTCGAGTGCGTCAAGCTCGAGGTGGTGGGCGGCGCGCGCAGCCCCATCCTGCGTATTTTCATCGACAAACCCGGCGGGGTGACCGTGGGCGAGTGTTCCTTTGCGAGCCGCACCATCGCCATGATGCTGGAGCGGGACGAACCGTTTCCCGGCCGCTACCTGCTCGAGGTGTCCTCGCCGGGCAGCAACCGCCCCCTGGTCAGGGAGGAGCACTACCAGCGCTTCGCCGGCCAGGAGGCCAAAGTGGTCGTGGAGCGCCCCGGCGAGGGGAGAATCACGTATACAGGCACCATCCGTTCCTGTATAAACGGAGTTCTGACCCTCGATATCGACGGCGGAGAGATTTCGCTCGCACTCCATGAGGTGGCGCGCGCCAACCTCGTCAATCAGGAATACAAGATCGACAAGAAGCGAGAAAAGGACCGGCGTCCGTCGCGCGCGGCGTGGCGCAGAGGTGAAGAGTAG